The nucleotide window CCAACCAGAGCTCTctcaataatttttgtttttgttttttgaggtTTTGAGAGTTTTAAAAGGTTTCCAAGTCCATGATTCTTGCTTAAGTTTTCTCATGCATGTGATGTTATTTCTCTTTGATACGTTAATGCAGTCACAAATGTTACGGTAAATCCCATAATTCATGTTCTTAAAGTCAAATGATGAAACTTGTTCATTACCGTTTTTCCACACCATGATGGGTTGAAGTTGTTATAACTTAATTACTTAAAGAAAAAGCTTGGCTCCTTAAAACTGATGAGGAACTTTTCCCCAAAACAAATGGGATTTTGACGCATGTCAATCTcatttaactttttatttttctgaaattcttttaattttaaaaataattgtgcCTCACACAATCCAACCTTTACTTGAAGTAGTAgttgaaaatcaaaatgaaaacgaAAATAAGAAATCATTAGGGAAAGTCAAAAGAATTACTTTGTACTTCacaaaaatcaagcagagagATCGATGATGATAGCTAGAGTTGGCATAGCGTGGGACAAAAGGAGTAATTCTACACTTATCACATTTTTATCCtacatttctataccacatcatgatgtggcatgtccatattatatgctacatcaattaaataaattaagtgtaatttaattaagacaattagaaaaataaatattggaataaatcataaaggaaaagaaaatattaaataattttaattgatgtggttgtcCACCTCAGCTGTCACATTAGATGGTATAAagatgtggtatacaaatgtggtaagagtagaTTCTTTGTAAAATAATTGTTGTAGAAGTCTTTGTAATTAGGCTAAAGTTTAGGTATACATGCATCTAATAGAAAGTTGGCCCCCAATATTCAAAAAATAGAAGTTGAAAAAGATTAACAGATGAATAGATCGTGttgatcaaattcaaatttgtcTCCATTTAATTAGAGGAAATTCCAGGTTCGACTTCATTTGTTTGGAGGTCTCCATGTGATGAGTTCGATTTATACCTAGTTAATGGTGATGTAAGCTTGCTGTGAACGTATTCATTGTATGTTGACTCCTTGTAAAAGTATCTTGTAATTATCCTATCGTTTGTAAAAgccaaatatgaatttatagtGAAATAagatttctaaattttttgcaTATATTCGATCAGTAATTATGATCCAGTTTACAAGTTCTTAACACAAAAGCAATATCATTGATCTTTCGACATCCATTTAACAAGTGCTCTGCTTCAAGCCTTGACCTTATTGGAGGAGGAGAAAACATTTAATCTCCTCGTTTGAGGGGAAATACATAATTACAGGAATTTTTAAGTTTCTTTTCACTTTCTACAGCCACCCACCTCCCCCCTTTTTTCTGTTGAAAGGTACTTGTACTCGCAGCGTCACATGCTCAGGCAATATCAAAGGCCGAAATGATAGGGAATGCGGACAAATAGGTGTAAACAGAATTCCAGGAACCTGAAATTATAAAGACCAAATCATAATAACAATTTTATAGTTGCAAAACATGAAACAGCTACAGGTAATAACAGTTTTAATAGATTTATTGATTTCTTATTTAGGATAAGATCAACCAGAGTGCCTTTTTGTGAGATTATTTTGAATATCCCAGGAACAAGATTGTCAGATTCATTGCAAGTTCCTCCTTCAAGATGTTAATTTTCTGATCTCTTTTAGCATAAGATTCTTCtcttaaacatatatatatatacacagagAGGTTCCATTGAAGGACACCTTTGTAGGGCTCACtccgtattgtatttcactaatccaaaccttcTATGGTTTAGATAATCagtcaaagatcatctctgtTTTTATACTAGTCATCTACTTTGTACTTCACAtctgttttgtgtttgtttcagAGTGAAATTGAACGTATTAgcaaaaacacaaacataCTTTCCAAGACTCCATGCAAACAAACACGAGACAGTCCAAGTGTGAATAGAGCAAGTAAATTACATTACAAAGTTGGTAATGtccataaggaaaaaaaagaagagtggCAAATGGTTTTCGGAGGTGAACGCGGCCTTGATTGTATAGGATTCAAATTCACGATGTCCCTTCTATAAACTCAAGGTTTTCCATCACTGTTTTAAtacactttcttcttcttaggCATAACATTAAAGCAGTagtataaaattaaaacaaatttttgaaaaataaaaaataaaaaattgctcCAGGTAGCTCTGTATCAGAGTTGCCTAAGTGGGGTCTCCACCACAGGCAATAATGTCAAGATTATTAGAACCAGCTGATGTTAGTCAACTTATCTATCAATTCACCAAGCAAGAGGCACTATACATATACAGTACAGAAATACCATATAAGATTTTGATTGCAATATCGTTTTGACGTAATGATGTGCAAGGAATAATTAGGATGTGTAATCTGGCTTTCGATATATGTAATGTGGTTTTTACCAAAGCCTACACCTAAAACATGTACAAATCCACAGCTCAGAATTTCATCCAACAATTACTGCGACTGTTGTTCTAGTTTTTTGCTATAACaatgtgtttgttttgtttcaaccTGAAGCAGTGGAAAACAAGAGCTTCACCTGCTTCAAACCCGATAAAACATCACCTATCTTGGGATTATTCTTACCCTCCTCAACTCTCCAGCTACTACCAATGCACCACTTTGCAATTTCACCAAGCTTTACAAAACCCATTTTGCATGTTTCATGGGGGATGGTCAACCTACGGTCAACGCACTCCTGACTGCCAAGGAGCTCATTTATCTCTTCTAGCCTCCTagaatttttatatgtttctcTGTCCACCAGAGGCTCACCTCTTAGAAGCTCAACTAACAGTAGCCCAAAGCTCCATATGTCTTCAGCCATTTCTGATAGTTGCTCAGGATTAGctctgttgctgctgctgcaataGTTTGCAGCACCAAAACCTCCTAATTTTGCGTTGTAGAATTCATCAAGAAATATGTTTTCAGATGTTATGTTTCCATGATATACTGGTGGCTTCAAATACATATGCAGCATTTGAATAGCAGAGCAGATTTGTAACGCTATTGCTATCCTCTTATCCAAGTCCAGTGTTTCTCCTCTTTCCCTCAAGTTCAAGCTCAAGTCTCCCCTACCCATGTACTCAAACACAAAATAGTGTCTTCCAAGTCCATCTTGAGAATGCCCCAGAAATGAAATAATGTTTGGATGAGAAGAGGATTTGGCCATAATCTCTTGTTGAAGTTCTGTTTCAGCAGCTATAACTCTTAGAGATTTAATTGCTACCAGACCTCCATCAGTCGAAACTGCTCTATAAACCACAGCAGAAGGCCCCTCTCCAATTCGGTTTTCCACCCGAATAGCGTCTGTGCTCATGAGCGTAAGTCTCTCGTCTGAATCCATTGCGTTTTTGCGCTCTAGTTTCTTTCTAACTACAGCTAATGCCACAGCAAGAAGATAAACACTAGCTGCTATAAGTGCTAAGACAACAATAAGGATGACAACGAAGACCTTGTCATGATTCACAGGATGAGCGATGTAAAAGTTAGCTGACCAGCCTTCTCCTTGATCAGTCTGAGTGGTGAATGCAATAATAACCTCACCACTCAAGTTCAATTGTGGGAGATCAGAGCCtgtaaacaacccggaaaagTTTGCTATCTGCTGCATTGTGCCATTATAAATCGCAAGAAAATCCAAACCTTTAGAGATGTTTATATGAGTGAAGGTTATAAAGACAGGAGTTCCAGGTTTTCCATGGAGAACCCATTGGCATTTCAGTCCCTCTACATAGGGAAAGCTAGTAGATGCCACGTAGCTGATATTTCCATCATGTTCGTATAAATTTTCCTTTCCAAAGCAAAGTCCTAGCATTGTGCAGGAAACTATTAAAAACAACTtctatacattatatatatggtTAAAACAGTCATATTAGCTTGGGATAGCTTACCTGCAGAATAACTGAGCTCCCATCCTCTTGACTCAAAAGAAACTTGGTCACCAGTTCTGAACTCGATGTAAACTTTTGAGCTCATCAACTTGAAATTCTTCTCGTATCTTCCATTGTTTGATTTCAACGTAGAACACTGTgcagattttgattttgacttGCAAATTAGCAGGTGATCATCACTATCTGCTGCAACTGAAAGGTAGTTGATGGTGAATCGGATAAACTTTGCTGTTGGGTAGTGGATTGCCCAACTACATTTTTGGTTTGGGGGATATGGCTGCAAACCATTGGAGTGGTTTACTATAATTCCTCCCCTCAAGTATCCTTTTGGCTCCCTTAAGATAACCATTGCATTAGTTTCACAGGTTTCTGGAGGAAAAAGAAGGGGAAAACAAACTTGATTATgttaaagacaaaaaagaaaagaaagacacCGGAAGAAAGGCTCTCGTTAATttgcaaaaaaagaagaaggagaaaatcaACAAGAACCTTTCAAAACTTTGCAACACGTATATGAAGATATTTTATGGTTGACTGCTATCATATTCTTTACTAATGAACAGAGAAAAAGAGGGTCATGCATAttgcagaagaagaaggcatTTAGCTTTCTACTTCCCTGTTTGATTCTTATAATATACCTGAGAGTTTCAAGGCGCAGTTCCTGGTTTTCTGGTCCCAAACATATGGCATGATGTATCGATAACCATTCAAACCAACCACATTGAAACTCATATTCTTTTCTGTATCCCTGAACAAAGGAGGATCACCATTATCCCTCCAAAATGGAGAGGCACAAGAATTACTAACTGTCATCCCACTGCCATCATTACTAATCCATCCACTTCCATCTTGGTTGGTAACCTCCTCAGCAACGTTGGCAAGCATATAACCCACCAAGCTATCAACCTTCTCATCACCATTTGGAGGTCCCAAGTAAGAATTTCCATGAAAAAGCATTGAACATTGATCAGCAGCATTTTGAGGGGCTCTTGCCCAAAGAATATTTACTTTCAACCCTGCAAAAACCTCAAGTTGAAACCTTCCACCGCACAAGTCCATCAGTTGCCTCTGCTCCTTGCTGTCTAAGAACATCACAGTGTAAGAAAACACAATATGGTAGATACTGTTATCATTTACTTCGAAAAGCCGATGACAGTTCAGGTTCCCATCAAAACCTTTGATGGAAGACTTGTTGAAAACTGATCTCCCAATGTAAACTACTTGGTCTAGGGTCATGTTGAGTTCAGGACCTGTATAGAAGCACTCAGCACCCAAATCCACTCTATCAGTGACAGGAACATTATTACTGTCTCCATACTGTCTAATAATCTCCCACCAGTTTCC belongs to Prunus persica cultivar Lovell chromosome G4, Prunus_persica_NCBIv2, whole genome shotgun sequence and includes:
- the LOC18779671 gene encoding uncharacterized protein LOC18779671 — encoded protein: MTEPVSVNILWFGTGWQESDREAIRMSVTSLTSSQYVVKDSEVPTLGNWWEIIRQYGDSNNVPVTDRVDLGAECFYTGPELNMTLDQVVYIGRSVFNKSSIKGFDGNLNCHRLFEVNDNSIYHIVFSYTVMFLDSKEQRQLMDLCGGRFQLEVFAGLKVNILWARAPQNAADQCSMLFHGNSYLGPPNGDEKVDSLVGYMLANVAEEVTNQDGSGWISNDGSGMTVSNSCASPFWRDNGDPPLFRDTEKNMSFNVVGLNGYRYIMPYVWDQKTRNCALKLSETCETNAMVILREPKGYLRGGIIVNHSNGLQPYPPNQKCSWAIHYPTAKFIRFTINYLSVAADSDDHLLICKSKSKSAQCSTLKSNNGRYEKNFKLMSSKVYIEFRTGDQVSFESRGWELSYSAGLCFGKENLYEHDGNISYVASTSFPYVEGLKCQWVLHGKPGTPVFITFTHINISKGLDFLAIYNGTMQQIANFSGLFTGSDLPQLNLSGEVIIAFTTQTDQGEGWSANFYIAHPVNHDKVFVVILIVVLALIAASVYLLAVALAVVRKKLERKNAMDSDERLTLMSTDAIRVENRIGEGPSAVVYRAVSTDGGLVAIKSLRVIAAETELQQEIMAKSSSHPNIISFLGHSQDGLGRHYFVFEYMGRGDLSLNLRERGETLDLDKRIAIALQICSAIQMLHMYLKPPVYHGNITSENIFLDEFYNAKLGGFGAANYCSSSNRANPEQLSEMAEDIWSFGLLLVELLRGEPLVDRETYKNSRRLEEINELLGSQECVDRRLTIPHETCKMGFVKLGEIAKWCIGSSWRVEEGKNNPKIGDVLSGLKQVKLLFSTASG